AGGTATTTCTGCTCGTCAACACTTTCTTCTAAAGTAAAAATCGTTAACTAAATTCTAgcgatttaaaaaaaaaaaattctcgtaTAACTCGGAAAacacttttaagtttttgtgCTGAACGAAATCAGAAACGCTTggttataaattataattaaaaaagtgTGAACTCATTGTGAATCATCTATTTGAATTCAGATCAGAAATGCTTggttataattaaaaaaaggatgtgctatccagacatctcattttacttctcacactctccttgataatttatgtccgttgatcttcttcaattcatccaatcggacgactgaaaattaaaaaggtgtgtgagaaataaaatagaGTGGGTGGATATCACACCGCTTAAAAAAATTGTGTACTCATTGTGAATCATCTATTTGAACTCAGGTCACGACAACAAGGAACCAACGTCATCATCGACCGTACTGAAAGTGGTACACAAGCACGGACCATGCTCTGGAATCAAGAAGAACAAATCCAAAATTCCAACCCACGCTCAAATCCTCAACCAAGACCAAGCCCGAGTCGACTCAATCCACTCCCGAGTCAACACCAAGAAATCACAGTCCGCAGCCACCGTCGACAAACTCCGCCCATCCGCCGATACCAAAATCCCAGCCCAGTCCGGAAGCGTAGTGGGCTCAGGCAACTACATTGTCAGCGTGGGCCTGGGCTCGCCCAAGAAGATGCTCTCCCTCATCTTCGACACGGGGAGTGATCTGACGTGGACCCAATGCCGTCCATGTGCTAAATCATGTTACAAACAGAAGGAGCCAATCTTCGACCCCGCAACATCATCCTCATACGTCAACATCTCTTGTAGCTCCGCCACGTGTTCCGAACTGGTGTCAGGCACTGGAAACACTCCCGGCTGCGCCTCCTCCACCTGCGTCTACGGCATTCAGTACGGAGACCAGTCATTCTCCGTCGGATTTTTCGGGAAGGAACGGCTGAGCTTAACGCCGACGGATATTTTTGACGGGTTTTTGTTCGGGTGCGGCCAGAACAATCAGGGACTCTTCGGAGGCTCCGCCGGTTTGCTCGGTCTCGGCCGGGATAAAATCTCCATCATCGAGCAATCCGCCTTGAAATACAACCGGTTCTTCTCCTACTGCCTCCCCTCCAAATCCAGCGGCACTGGATACCTCAGCTTCGGCAAAGGCGGCGGATCTTCCGGCGCCGTGAAATTCACACCCCTCTCCGACGTCTCCCAAGGCGGGTCGTTTTACGGCCTCGACGTCGTCGGGATCAGCGTTGGCGGGAAAAAATTACCGATTTCCGGTACAATTTTTTCCTCCTCGGGGACGATTATAGATTCCGGGACAGTGATCACGCGCCTGCCGCCGACAGCATACAAGGCACTGCGCGACGCGTTTCAGCAGGGGATGAAGAGCTACCCGTCAGCTCCGGCGCTTTCGATTCTCGACACTTGTTACGACTTCAGTAAAGCCGATACGGTGACGTTTCCGAAAATTTCGTTTGAGTTCGGCGGCAGAACGACGTTGGAATTGGACCCGACCGGGATATTCTACGTGGCAAGTGCCGATCAAGTTTGCCTGGCGTTTGCCGCAAACGGTGACGACAGCGACATAGGGATATTTGGGAACGTTCAGCAGAAGAGGGTGCAGGTGGTTTATGACGTGGCTGGTGGAAAAATCGGATTTGCCCCTGCAGGATGCCCCTGAGGGCTCATGTGATTAGCTGCTTAATTAGGATGGTTAAGAAGTTTGATTAAGCCAGCTGCAGCAGCTTAGGGAAAATGTTGGATTAAACCGTTGAAGACTAAAGATCGTCCTCAAttggtattaaaaaaaaatgtaatagtAATACATGTAGACGAGTCGGAACAAACTATATAGTGACGATTGGTATGTGTGTGGAAACATAATAGTAAAAATGAATTTCAAGTGTGCAAggtgtacaaaataaaataaaagtacatTTTTCTATATTATAATTCTTGCATATCTACTCTACTTGATAATTCTTGTAAAATTTCGCTTCAGTTATATCTTCTGAAGAATTGAATGCAAGTCGATGCGTAAGATTGCAAGaggtttatattttaattgGCTAAGAATATTTACTCTTACTGCCGTGTTCAATTCCTCTTTAAAAAAACAGTGTCGAATTAGCCAAGTTGGGAATGAAAAACACTATTAACTTGCTCTTAGCGGTGAGTGGTGAGTGATGAGTGATGACCGAATTATTACGCGAGGGCATTTCAAAGATAATACTGTTACAGAAAAGTTGCAAAAGCAGGCATGGCAGGCATATCTTCTGCATATCCTTGCCAAAAGCACTTCGAAGGGGAAACAAACAAGATGGTACAACAAAAAAGTTACACAAATTATTGTGGCGCACCGACACCTTCGAATTTCCATTTGAATTGCCGTACGTCTCTACCTCCCAATGAGCTTATAAGGATATATAGGAGTTTATGCTCACATTCCAGGAGCTACTAGCTAGGCTTGTTATTCGATCATGGCAACTCCCATTTCTATCTCCCCCTCCTTCCTCAGGGTTTTCTTTGGTTGCTTTGTGTTTTTTATCTTCGTAATTCTCTGCTCGCCGGAGAAGGGCTTTGCTTCGGCAGAAGGAGATACAAAAACTGACCTTCTTCTACATACTCACACAGTTGAAGTAAACTCTCTGCAACCAGCAACCACCTGCATCCTCTCCACCCAAGGTTTAACTCCATATATAACAGCATTATTAAAGCGCTTCCTTCTGCAGCTTAAGTTTTTTAACTTTCCTGGTTTCAaaagtttttgaactttaattaccccccccccccccccgcctaATTATCTCTATGTGTGCGTGTGTTTTGTCTTTTATGAT
Above is a window of Malus sylvestris chromosome 15, drMalSylv7.2, whole genome shotgun sequence DNA encoding:
- the LOC126605639 gene encoding aspartyl protease family protein At5g10770-like; amino-acid sequence: MAATPSFSSSSSSASSSLMSYLLGFSVFLTLFLSSLEKGFAMEENQLLHQHAHTVELNSLLPATSCSPSSSAKGHDNKEPTSSSTVLKVVHKHGPCSGIKKNKSKIPTHAQILNQDQARVDSIHSRVNTKKSQSAATVDKLRPSADTKIPAQSGSVVGSGNYIVSVGLGSPKKMLSLIFDTGSDLTWTQCRPCAKSCYKQKEPIFDPATSSSYVNISCSSATCSELVSGTGNTPGCASSTCVYGIQYGDQSFSVGFFGKERLSLTPTDIFDGFLFGCGQNNQGLFGGSAGLLGLGRDKISIIEQSALKYNRFFSYCLPSKSSGTGYLSFGKGGGSSGAVKFTPLSDVSQGGSFYGLDVVGISVGGKKLPISGTIFSSSGTIIDSGTVITRLPPTAYKALRDAFQQGMKSYPSAPALSILDTCYDFSKADTVTFPKISFEFGGRTTLELDPTGIFYVASADQVCLAFAANGDDSDIGIFGNVQQKRVQVVYDVAGGKIGFAPAGCP